The window GTTgggagtggaggaggaggaatCGGCCGCCCCCTCTGGTCTCTGTCTCACTGCTCCCCTCTGGACAGCTGGCCATCATCGAGTATCTGGAGGAGACCCGGCCCACGCCGCGACTCCTGCCTCGGGACCCGAAGAAGAGGGCCCAGGTGCGCATGGTGTCTGACCTCATCGCCAGCGGCATCCAGCCCCTGCAGGTGCGGCCCCTGTGTGTGTgggctccctcccttcccttgcACCTGCGAGCCCACCCTGCAGCACCCAGCTCGTCAGTGGGCAGGGGCCAGGGGCAGGAGGACAGAGGGGACCCTCAGGGACTTGGCTCCAGACtgtggggcagagggaggaggggagtcaGAAAACACCCATCCCCCAGGGACCCAGCCGTATTCCAAGACGCCCCAGGTTTCCAAGGACACCTCCAGAGGCACCGCCTCCCTCCGAGGTGGGAAAGGgccaggaggcagggagaggtgAGCCACCCAGGCCCTGCCTCCACCCAGAGCAGCCTCCCTTTCACCTGTTCTGTGTCAATAGACTGGGATTcgccttagatttttttttttaatttttcactggtagaacagaaaagtgctaaaagagttcatctatttaaaaaaaaattcatctgtgTTAACCCCTGactttgcaaaaaagaaaatagcccAGAAAGGTGGAGTGACTTTGCAAATAAGAAAAtagcccagggcttcccttgtggctcagctggtaaagaatctgcctgcaatgtgggagacctgggttcgattccctaggttgggaagattccctggagaaggaaaaggttacccactccagtattctggcctagagaattccatggactgtatagtctcaAAGatcaaaaatcagaaaatagcCCAGAAAGAGGGAGTGACTTTGCAGAGTCACTGTGCAACAGACCCCTGACTGTGCACCTGTGCCcccttgttgctttttttttttttgtcttttttttaagaaaggaggtTGGAacagacagacatacagatcTCCTGAAAGCTAGTTCTGTGTGCCTCCCCcgtcctgccccccaccctgtaTCAACCCCTCTCCTCACAAGGGACCATGTCACGGAGAGGCACTGGATGCAAGGGAGAGAGGCCTTGGGTTGCACCCCCCCACCTTCCACGTCTCTGCCGGAATCACAGGCTTCCAGACTGCAGGGGCTTTTAGGGCAGCCTGAGAAGGTGGCCTCCAGGATCGTcacctcccttccacccccaggGCCAGATGGAGGGAAGGAGCTCGCGGGGTCCAGGGTAGGACAGGTGTACAGTCAAAGGCCTCATGGGAACTGGGCTTGCCTGAGGGGCCTTGGCGGAGTGGGTGGGCTCAACCtggctcccagagcttacccctGATTTTCCTTGGGCCACACAGAACCTGTCTGTCCTGAAGCAGGTGGGACAGGAGAACCAGCTGACCTGGGCCCAACAGGCCATCACTTCTGGCTTTAACGGTGAGTCCCTGCTCCTGTGAGCTGCCCCCAGTGACCTCTCGGAGAAACGGCCCTCACACCTGGAGCCCCGGGCATCTGCAGCAACCTCCCAGGCCCTTTGGCCTTGACCGTGGTGGCATGGATGGGCAGGGCCGAGGGGGCAGCGGGTTGAGCAGCAACCAAACCTGACCCAAACCCCTGGTACTTCTGGGAGCCTCACGCCCGAGGCCTTTGGAAGGTGGGTGGCCCAGCTTCTGCCCCACTGTCCACTGCGGGCAGGAAGCCAAGGCCCGCAAAGTGCCTGCCCCTCAGCGTGAGAATTGCTGCCTTGGCCGGTCTTGTCCTCTCATGGGAGGGAGCGGTAGCTGCACTTGCCAAGGGCAGGCACCCCCACACCCTGTCACCCATCTCCAGGCCCGATGGCCACGTTCCCTCCCGCACACTCCAGCCTTGCCACTCAAGACAGCTGCCCGTGTCATAGCTATGGATGCCAAAGCCCAGAAAGGCAGAGCTCCCCTTTCTGTGCCCAGAGTGAGAGTCTCCCTGTTGCCTCCCCACAGCTCTGGAGCAGATCCTGCAGAGCTCGGCCGGGAGGTACTGTGTGGGGGACGAGGTAAGCCCCTCCCCGGGCCCTCAGGCCGGCTCAGGCTGCCACCGTCTCCCCTGAGACTCAGCCGCCTCCCTCCAGCCCGGGGCAGGCTCGGCCTCCAGAGCTGCCCGAGGAGGCAGCTGCGGTGGGCGTGGGGAGGGCGCCCTCTGTGCTAAGCAGAAGTTGGCTCACGGGGCACTCCTCAGATCCCCTTGGTTGGCTGCCTCAAGAGGAGGTGAGTTTCTCGTTCTTCAAGGTATTCAAGTCGAAGACCTTGTCTCCGAAATGCAGAGGTGGTCCTGCGTTTCATGAGGGAGTAGACTAGACAGCGTCTCCATTCCCTTCCCGTGACAGGATTCTAGGGTTCAGGTGCCCTCGGCTGGTACAGGCTGAGGCCCTGGCCCTGTGGTAATTCTGGTTCCCGAGCGCCCCCCACCCGTACCCAGAGGCTCCCGTCCCTGCTGGGAGCCCTCCCTACATGCTGGTGGAGGCGGTGGTTTTTAACGAGGACAGGACCGTCCACTGAGGCAGGCAGGCCTTCTCTGGCTACCCACAGAGCTGGTTGTCAGGGCAGCTGGAGCGTAGCCGGGAGAAGCGCTTCTGCCCAAGGGACAGACCCCGTCCAGCCCACAGGAGACAGGCAGGGGAGGGcggcctggggtggggagaagagccAGAGGCAGATGGCCGCGTCAGGGCCCCGCACCCGGTACTGGCACCGGCGTGAGTCTGGGGTGCGCCCCCTGCTGCAAGCCCCCCGACCCTCTTTGCAGGTGTCCATGGCTGACCTCTGCTTAGCGCCCCAGGTGGCGAATGCTGACAGGTAAGAGCGCACCGCAgcaccctttctcctcctcctggctGCTCCCCTCAGAACACCAAGCTTCCTCCTACCGTCAGGCCCTGACTTCATCTACTGAGGCAACATCTCATGCAGACTCTCCCCAACTGGCCAGGGTGCccgcccgccccctgccccgTGCTGGGCCACAGGAGCCACTCTGGCCCGTAGGAGAGGGCCAGAAGAAGCCGGTGTAACACCGCTGCCATGC of the Muntiacus reevesi chromosome 7, mMunRee1.1, whole genome shotgun sequence genome contains:
- the GSTZ1 gene encoding maleylacetoacetate isomerase isoform X3 codes for the protein MKQVPALKIDGITIGQSLAIIEYLEETRPTPRLLPRDPKKRAQVRMVSDLIASGIQPLQNLSVLKQVGQENQLTWAQQAITSGFNALEQILQSSAGRYCVGDEVSMADLCLAPQVANADRFKVDLTPYPTISRINKSLLALEAFHVSHPCRQPDTPPELRA